The genome window TCTCCTTCTTATCTTCACCACCGCTACCGCCGCCGCCTTCTTTCTTCTCTCCGCCACCGCCACCGCCACCGCCGCCTTCTTTGCCTTTCTTTTCACCACCTCCATCATCTTTCTTTGGTGGAACATTTTCTACATTTCGTTTCAATTTATCTTTCAAGTAAGGAATTAGCTCTTTTAAGTCCATTGTTCCCTTTACCGTAACCAAATCTTTTTCCGAATCTACTTTGACTTCTTCTACCCCTGTCAataaaaagtaaataattaaaaaaaatgtcaATCACCATAAACAGCATAATAATCATATTAAGGGAATAATTCCCACAACTTCTgtgataattatttaaaaaattcaCAAGGTGATTGCATGCCACACctaattttttaataaataattgaattacttttatattaataataaacAATTAATTGACAATAAATTAATTCAACATAGTTGTTTATCTTACCATCAATCTTCTTTATAATTCGCTTTATTTTGTGCGCGCACCCGTCACAATGCAACTGAATCCTCAAAACCACTGTACTAACTTGTGGCtaaacatacaaattaaaaaaaaaaaaaaaaaggaaaaaatataatCAGAAATAGTTAAACTAATAATACCAAATTTtattaaacataaaaaaaaatatagagaAATTAATTAATAGAATCAGTTACTAACTTTATAGTTTAGGAACGAAACTGGAAAGCAGTACGTGGGAGAAAAGTGAAATTACCTCTTTAGGCTTCTTATCTTCGGATTTTTTCTCCTCTGTCTTTTTTTCCTCAGGCTTTTTCTCATCGGACTTTTTATCTCCGCCACCGCCGCCGCCGTCCTTCTTCGGCTGAGGAGAAACAAGCACCACCTTCTTCTTTGTTTTGCTCTCTACTTTTTCTCGTAGCCAAGTGGGGTCCACGTTCCCTTTTACCGTCAATTTTCCACTGCCACAATCTGCCTTCACGTCATTTACTCCttcattttcaacccaaaaaaaTCAATAATTCGAAGAGTTTAAGTCTTGTGAACTGACATTATATTAACTTTTTACGCAAATAAAATTGAGCAAtaacaatatattatttttcatatcAAAGTTTCATATAGTAATGATAATCTGCTAGAATCAGTTAAATTGCACTGATAATTATTTATCCTATTGGTATAGAAAATTTGAATTATGATTCTTATTGATTAAAATTTTCAAAGCAATAAGATGAAAAGTTTTGCTAGTAAAATTAGAACGTTAAATGCGGATCTACCAATGATAGTTCCTTGACAAAAACGTAAAGTACTATGTGCCGGCGAATACAAGGAACAAACTAAAATATTCACAAAAACTTTCACTAATTTTTTAAACAAATTGAAAATTTAAACCATTATTAGTAAATGGTTTAATTTCCAAGTTCTAAACCAAATAGATTAATTAGTGATGTAATGAATGATGTtttgtatattattttttttaataattaccTTCGAAATGGCGAACTGAACGTTTGACTTTTTTAGCACAGCCTTCACAATGTAAGTCAAGCTTTAATATTATGGCGGTAGGGCCGTCGTCCTTTTTTCCACCGGCGGCGTCACCGGCGGACTTTTTCTCGCCGCCGGCGTCATTCTTCTTTTCTTCTCCTTCTGCTTTAGTTTCTTCTTTTTTCTGAAActcaaaatagaaaaaaaaaatcaaaactttgAGTTAATTTATGAAGATGAAATTGGAATTAAACTGAGATTTTGTGAAAGAATTTAAAGGGTTTTTGAGATAGAGAAGTATGAATTTACCTCACCCATTATAAGGAAATTTTAAGAGATATTGAAGTGTTAGAAATATTGAAGAAATAATAGAGAAGTAAGGAAAGGAATTAAAGGGAATGGTTTGAAGAGAAGAAATGGAGGCAAATCAGAGAATATATAGAAAAATGTTTGTTGGAGTCAATATTAATTGATGAGATCAGCTTTGGCTACTGTTTCAATGAATTTACATAATTTTTCTAATGCACACCATTTTTTCTACTTTAAATGTTAGGAAAGCCCCCACTTTTGGACtcttctatttattttttttatttttttttaatatttggcTGTGGGGTTGGGGTTTGGGGAAGGGGGTTGTTGATCGGGGGTATGGAGAtgaatgtatatatgtatgtgaAAGATATGGATGGATGTATGTGAATGGTAGATACATGAATACGATGTATGAGGAAATTTAATAAATAACATGTAAAATTTACTTTATCCGTCCTCATTTAGTTATTATATATACTAAAAAtagttattttcaaaatattccatccgttcacttttacttgtcaatCTTACCAAATGCTAAGAGACTGTTTATCATTATTAGGTGCTCTATGGTAAAATATATAGTATAATTATTATTTCTTAAGAAACATATAAAGTCAAATATTGATGAATAAAAGTGAATGGAGGGAGTACTTGTCATTttaaagaataaagaaaaaattaattacttaattctttttcaattttaCATTTAATATTAATTGTTAATTGTAGGATTAAGAAGCACGTAAATAGATAAATGGTTAATTAGGAATAAACTAGTCAAATTACTCTtctttttaatattttcttaatgggCATATAAAACCTCTAAATAGGAACAAAGAGAATATTTacgtaaaattttatttaaagatCAATTAAGTTGTGGTTGTCCATGATGTTAGATAAAAGTATTTTACTCTATTTAATATTATGTCATCATGTATGTTCCAAAaagagttttaaaaaaaaataataacaagtTTTAAATATTAGAATGAAGCATTTTGAGATTCACAGCGACATATCATGACAATGCAACAAATAAAACAAACGAATTAAACGGGACAAATCTATGTCACCTTAATTTGTGGATAATACTCCTTATCAAATTAATTAGCAATTTATTTTTGCATAGACCAATTTTAAACAAAATTTTCTTTGACTTAGTTATAATAATTGGCCATATCACCAATTGTACAAGATTACGAGGGGTTATTTATGTGGGTTTCCCCTTTTCTTTATTCACATTTTTTTTTAGGtgaagaaacaaaaaaaattataatttattttatcatatgAATCTATTAATCTATCTCCTTGACATCTATAAATATTTGTCTGCATTCATTTCAACGTTGAAGATGGCGTATATATTTGGCTTTTAATTTAAGGAATTATCCCTTTGGGATTTCTCTAACGTCATATTACTTTGTTCTGTGGAATTTTTCCTCAACCAAAATGACAATAATGTATATGTGATTTACTACTTGCAAGGACTTGATTAACGTAATTCATATAGCTAGATTTGATTACGAAGTTAATAGTAATATTTTTTCACAAGCGACGAATTACGTAGTTGAGTAAAATATTCTCACAATTAAATTTAATATTCTTGTAAGACAAAACAAATTACAAAGGAAAAGGAAGGATCCAATTTAGAAAACAACCAACCCCATTGTATAAAAGAGACCAGCCAacatgaaatgaaagaaaaattattttcttactta of Nicotiana tomentosiformis chromosome 7, ASM39032v3, whole genome shotgun sequence contains these proteins:
- the LOC104093609 gene encoding heavy metal-associated isoprenylated plant protein 3 yields the protein MGEKKEETKAEGEEKKNDAGGEKKSAGDAAGGKKDDGPTAIILKLDLHCEGCAKKVKRSVRHFEGVNDVKADCGSGKLTVKGNVDPTWLREKVESKTKKKVVLVSPQPKKDGGGGGGDKKSDEKKPEEKKTEEKKSEDKKPKEPQVSTVVLRIQLHCDGCAHKIKRIIKKIDGVEEVKVDSEKDLVTVKGTMDLKELIPYLKDKLKRNVENVPPKKDDGGGEKKGKEGGGGGGGGGEKKEGGGGSGGEDKKEKASNNEKKEGESKAEGSKSIETKAEVNKMEYYGYNPQTHYAMPMYNQSYMNQDYGVTMYDHGYNEHTGYVMEYGHHPPSYVPPPPPPTYLNNAPQMFSDENPNGCSVM